A single genomic interval of Mucilaginibacter robiniae harbors:
- the ftsH gene encoding ATP-dependent zinc metalloprotease FtsH: MKDNKADKPKSFRRIPNRRITPRPPRFNFMWLYAIIILALLVVPQLLSSSGGKAIDFNPRIANMLRAGDVERIVAYKDGDREVADVYIKKDSLRKSAYADVRDNRSFGISTANPQYSFTDASPESLKQTVNNAMKDLPEAAKTPLEFAQQHESWMSNWLVQCIIMVVLVAGFWLFIMRRMSGGAGGGPGGQIFNIGKSKATLFDKEAQINVTFNDVAGLQEAKEEVMEIVDFLKNPKKYTNLGGKIPKGALLVGSPGTGKTLMAKAVAGEAQVPFFSLSGSDFVEMFVGVGASRVRDLFRQAKDKAPCIIFIDEIDAIGRARGKNNIVGGNDERENTLNQLLVEMDGFGTDSGIIIMAATNRPDVLDSALLRPGRFDRQISIDKPDLVGREQIFKVHLGPLKLAEGVDAKKLSAQTPGFAGAEIANVCNEAALIAARRDKQAVDMQDFQDAIDRVIGGLEKKNKIISPEEKRIVAYHEAGHAIAGWFLEHADPLVKVSIVPRGVAALGYAQYLPREQFLHTTEQLKDEMVVSMGGRVAEDIVFGKISTGALSDLERITKLAYAMVKIYGMNSRVGNVSFYDPQGEYQFNKPYSDTTAELIDEEVRTLIDNVYQRTKDLLNEKREGLEKLAAKLLEKEVLFQSDLEELLGKRPFDNRTAYDKFVNGEAALNPDVDNNAIPESVTNPETARIEGQQPQG, translated from the coding sequence ATGAAAGATAATAAAGCTGATAAACCCAAATCCTTTCGAAGAATTCCGAATAGAAGGATAACACCCCGGCCTCCCCGCTTTAATTTTATGTGGTTGTATGCCATTATAATTTTAGCGTTGCTGGTGGTGCCTCAGTTATTGAGCAGCAGTGGCGGCAAAGCCATTGATTTCAATCCGCGTATTGCCAACATGCTGCGCGCGGGTGATGTAGAACGCATTGTAGCTTACAAAGATGGCGACCGTGAAGTAGCTGATGTATATATCAAGAAAGATAGTTTGCGTAAATCTGCGTATGCTGATGTACGTGACAACCGTTCGTTCGGCATTTCTACAGCCAATCCTCAATACTCGTTTACTGATGCTTCGCCTGAAAGCCTGAAGCAAACTGTTAACAATGCAATGAAAGATTTGCCTGAGGCTGCCAAAACACCACTTGAATTTGCACAACAGCATGAAAGCTGGATGTCAAACTGGCTGGTACAATGCATTATCATGGTTGTGCTGGTAGCTGGTTTCTGGTTATTCATTATGCGCCGCATGTCTGGCGGTGCTGGTGGCGGTCCTGGTGGCCAAATCTTTAACATCGGTAAATCAAAAGCTACCCTGTTTGATAAAGAAGCACAAATTAATGTGACCTTTAACGATGTAGCCGGTTTGCAGGAAGCGAAAGAGGAAGTAATGGAAATTGTTGATTTCCTGAAAAACCCTAAAAAATACACCAACCTGGGTGGTAAAATACCTAAAGGTGCTTTGCTGGTAGGTTCGCCAGGTACAGGTAAAACCCTGATGGCAAAAGCAGTAGCTGGTGAAGCCCAAGTTCCTTTCTTCTCCTTGTCAGGTTCTGACTTCGTAGAAATGTTTGTGGGTGTAGGTGCATCACGTGTACGTGATTTGTTCCGTCAGGCTAAAGATAAAGCTCCTTGTATTATTTTTATTGACGAGATTGACGCTATTGGTCGTGCCCGTGGTAAAAATAATATTGTAGGTGGTAACGATGAGCGTGAAAATACCTTGAACCAGTTGCTGGTAGAAATGGATGGTTTCGGTACTGATTCTGGTATCATCATCATGGCTGCTACCAACCGTCCGGATGTATTAGACTCTGCTTTGTTACGTCCAGGCCGTTTTGACCGGCAAATTTCTATTGACAAACCCGACTTGGTGGGTCGTGAGCAAATTTTCAAAGTGCACTTAGGCCCATTAAAACTGGCTGAAGGTGTAGATGCGAAAAAACTGTCAGCACAAACTCCAGGCTTTGCCGGTGCCGAAATTGCTAACGTATGTAATGAGGCTGCCCTGATTGCTGCCCGCCGTGATAAACAAGCGGTAGATATGCAAGACTTCCAGGATGCTATTGACCGTGTGATTGGTGGTTTAGAAAAGAAAAACAAAATTATATCACCAGAAGAAAAACGCATTGTGGCTTACCACGAAGCTGGTCATGCTATTGCAGGCTGGTTCCTGGAACATGCTGATCCACTGGTTAAGGTATCTATTGTGCCACGTGGCGTTGCCGCTTTAGGTTACGCACAGTATCTTCCTCGTGAGCAGTTCTTACATACTACCGAGCAGTTGAAAGATGAAATGGTAGTATCTATGGGTGGCCGTGTGGCTGAAGATATTGTTTTCGGTAAAATATCAACCGGTGCATTGAGCGATTTGGAGCGTATTACCAAGCTAGCTTATGCCATGGTAAAAATTTATGGTATGAACAGCAGAGTAGGTAATGTTTCTTTCTACGATCCGCAAGGCGAGTATCAGTTTAACAAACCTTATTCTGACACTACAGCCGAACTGATTGACGAGGAAGTACGTACCCTAATTGATAACGTTTACCAACGCACCAAAGACCTGTTAAACGAAAAACGTGAAGGTCTAGAAAAACTGGCTGCCAAACTGCTG
- the rsfS gene encoding ribosome silencing factor has product MVKNKALSESAFISERAIHGIQEKKGNDIIRLDLRNILSSVSDYFVICHADSSTQVRAIANSVEEEIFKATQMEPWRKEGLQNAEWILLDYVDVIVHIFRTDKREFYGVEELWGDAELQHYQSA; this is encoded by the coding sequence ATGGTAAAAAACAAAGCGTTAAGTGAATCTGCCTTTATTTCTGAACGTGCTATACATGGCATTCAGGAAAAAAAAGGAAATGATATTATTCGGTTAGACCTCCGTAACATTCTAAGCTCTGTATCCGACTACTTTGTGATCTGTCATGCTGATTCGAGCACCCAGGTAAGAGCTATAGCCAACAGTGTTGAAGAAGAAATTTTCAAAGCCACTCAAATGGAACCCTGGCGTAAAGAAGGGTTACAGAATGCTGAGTGGATATTGCTGGATTATGTAGATGTAATAGTTCATATTTTCAGAACCGACAAACGAGAGTTTTACGGGGTTGAAGAATTATGGGGAGATGCTGAACTTCAGCATTACCAAAGTGCCTAA
- a CDS encoding biotin--[acetyl-CoA-carboxylase] ligase, with protein MQNNIFSGAFVAQNLVTLKEVDSTNTYLKNILANSEPVPEGTVIMAESQYAGRGQQQNKWFAEPGKSLAFSLLLKPAFLPINQQFDLTRIVSLGVHDALQPLTGNQLKVKWPNDVYVNQRKLGGILIENQVQGSTLKSAIVGVGLNINTSQFPDWVPNAISLKQILHTDYDLKALLLEICEAIGKWYIKLQAGETSLIRQQYLQALYRFNEEHFYKRNHEVIEGRIVGVTDSGLLEVQQPDGVQRYNLKEIEFLNNP; from the coding sequence TTGCAAAATAACATTTTTTCGGGAGCATTTGTTGCACAAAATTTAGTTACGCTAAAAGAAGTTGACTCTACAAATACATACCTAAAAAATATATTGGCAAATTCTGAGCCAGTACCCGAAGGAACGGTCATAATGGCAGAAAGCCAGTATGCAGGCCGCGGTCAGCAGCAAAATAAATGGTTTGCTGAACCGGGAAAAAGCTTAGCTTTTAGCCTGCTGCTTAAACCTGCCTTTTTACCCATAAATCAGCAATTTGATTTAACACGCATTGTGAGCCTGGGTGTGCATGATGCCTTGCAGCCATTAACAGGCAATCAGCTAAAAGTTAAATGGCCCAATGATGTTTATGTAAACCAGCGTAAGCTAGGGGGCATACTGATCGAAAACCAGGTGCAGGGCAGCACCCTCAAGAGTGCTATTGTAGGTGTTGGGTTGAATATAAATACCAGTCAGTTTCCGGATTGGGTGCCCAATGCCATATCGCTAAAGCAAATCTTACATACAGATTATGATTTAAAAGCTTTATTATTGGAGATTTGTGAGGCTATCGGGAAATGGTACATTAAACTTCAGGCAGGTGAAACGAGTCTGATCAGACAACAGTATCTGCAGGCGTTGTACCGGTTTAATGAGGAACACTTCTACAAACGGAACCATGAGGTGATTGAAGGCCGTATTGTTGGTGTAACCGATAGCGGATTGTTGGAAGTGCAGCAACCAGATGGGGTGCAGCGCTACAATTTAAAAGAAATAGAATTTTTGAACAACCCATAA
- a CDS encoding protein-disulfide reductase DsbD N-terminal domain-containing protein yields MKKLILIAVGLFFTLSVSAQIETPVKWSYAAKRISATEAVVAIRANIDAGWHIYSQHVKDGGPVATEFTFPASKSYTLVGTTNEPKPVTKFEPTFKMDVSYFENSVVFQQRIKLKTAGATVVKGKVEYMTCNDHKCLPPDDVEFSIPVGK; encoded by the coding sequence ATGAAAAAGTTAATCCTGATAGCCGTAGGGCTGTTTTTTACATTGTCGGTTTCGGCACAGATTGAAACTCCGGTTAAATGGTCATACGCTGCAAAGCGTATCAGCGCAACTGAAGCTGTGGTAGCCATCAGAGCTAATATTGATGCAGGCTGGCATATTTATTCACAGCATGTTAAAGATGGCGGCCCAGTAGCTACCGAGTTTACTTTTCCGGCTTCTAAAAGCTATACATTGGTAGGAACTACCAATGAGCCTAAGCCTGTTACCAAGTTCGAGCCGACTTTTAAAATGGATGTGAGTTATTTTGAAAATTCAGTGGTGTTCCAACAACGTATCAAGTTGAAAACTGCCGGTGCTACTGTGGTAAAAGGTAAAGTAGAGTACATGACCTGCAACGATCATAAATGTTTGCCACCAGATGATGTAGAATTTAGTATCCCGGTAGGTAAATAA
- a CDS encoding protein-disulfide reductase DsbD family protein: protein MNVRHKRSFLFYFGIAFFSLIVFGFVQPVFAVQQTKADTISTTDLQFTDVQAAKPDTTVNQKSQLTEIKAAGATATKSTEKPKTLWQIFIAGLLGGFAALVMPCIYPLLPLTVSFFTKRAGTRSKGIFHSIIYGVSIIIIYVSLGLIITLLFGSDALNALATNGIFNIFFFLLLVVFGISFLGAFELTLPSSLANKLDENSDKGGLTGIFFMAATLVVVSFSCTGPIIGTLLVEAAAKGERLAPAIGMFGFSLALAVPFTLFALFPSALKSLPKSGGWLNSVKVVLGFLELAFSLKFLSNVDLAYHWNWLDREVFLSLWIAIGLLAVLYLLGKIKFSHDSDLPYLSVLRTFVALVVLSFVVYMIPGLWGAPLKVISGFLPPPATQDFNLNNLTSGIAAAPQQNVSITNKKYEDIFVRGKHEGLNEWYDYEQALQVSKELKKPILIDFTGWNCANCRKMEQEVWSDAGVRQRMQNDFVLLELYVDEKTELPTNEQYTSKFSGKQITSIGKKNSDYEASKFNVNSQPYYVIVNTKGDVLVPPQGANYSVENYIKYLDSGKAAYEQNNGRD from the coding sequence ATGAACGTACGACATAAACGCTCCTTTTTATTCTATTTTGGGATTGCTTTTTTTAGTTTAATAGTGTTTGGTTTTGTTCAGCCTGTTTTTGCAGTGCAGCAAACCAAAGCTGATACTATTTCTACAACCGATTTGCAATTTACTGACGTGCAAGCGGCCAAGCCTGATACCACTGTTAATCAGAAAAGCCAACTTACTGAAATTAAAGCGGCTGGCGCTACAGCTACCAAAAGCACCGAAAAACCTAAAACATTGTGGCAAATATTTATTGCTGGTTTGCTGGGTGGTTTTGCAGCATTGGTAATGCCCTGCATTTACCCGCTACTACCTTTAACAGTAAGCTTTTTTACCAAAAGGGCTGGTACTCGTAGCAAAGGTATTTTCCACTCCATTATTTACGGTGTATCTATTATTATAATTTATGTATCGCTGGGATTGATTATTACCTTATTGTTTGGGTCTGATGCATTAAATGCTTTAGCTACCAATGGTATATTCAACATCTTTTTCTTTTTACTGCTGGTTGTATTTGGTATATCGTTTTTGGGCGCCTTTGAACTTACCTTGCCCAGCTCGTTGGCCAACAAGCTAGATGAGAATTCAGATAAAGGTGGTTTAACCGGTATTTTCTTTATGGCGGCTACGCTGGTAGTTGTTTCGTTTTCTTGTACAGGGCCTATCATTGGTACCTTGCTGGTAGAGGCAGCTGCCAAAGGTGAACGTTTAGCACCAGCTATTGGTATGTTCGGCTTCTCATTAGCATTGGCTGTTCCGTTTACCTTATTTGCTTTGTTCCCATCGGCACTGAAAAGCTTGCCAAAATCAGGCGGTTGGCTGAACAGCGTGAAAGTAGTGCTAGGATTTCTGGAATTGGCTTTCTCGCTTAAGTTTCTTTCTAACGTTGATTTGGCTTACCATTGGAACTGGCTGGATCGGGAAGTGTTCCTGTCTTTATGGATAGCTATAGGTTTGCTGGCTGTATTATACCTGTTAGGTAAAATCAAGTTTTCGCATGATAGTGATTTGCCATATTTGTCAGTACTGCGCACGTTTGTAGCCTTGGTGGTGCTGTCTTTTGTGGTTTACATGATTCCTGGTTTATGGGGTGCACCGTTGAAAGTAATCAGTGGCTTTTTGCCACCACCAGCTACTCAGGATTTTAACTTGAATAACCTAACCAGCGGTATTGCAGCTGCGCCACAGCAAAATGTATCTATCACCAATAAAAAGTATGAAGATATTTTTGTTCGCGGTAAGCACGAAGGCTTAAATGAGTGGTATGATTACGAACAAGCTTTGCAAGTATCAAAAGAACTCAAGAAACCTATATTGATTGACTTTACCGGCTGGAATTGCGCTAACTGCCGCAAAATGGAGCAGGAGGTATGGTCGGATGCGGGGGTACGCCAACGTATGCAGAATGATTTTGTATTACTGGAATTGTACGTGGATGAAAAAACAGAATTGCCGACTAATGAGCAATACACCTCTAAGTTTAGCGGAAAACAGATTACATCTATCGGTAAAAAAAACAGCGATTACGAAGCTTCGAAATTTAATGTAAATTCGCAGCCGTATTACGTAATCGTAAATACCAAAGGGGATGTGCTGGTGCCGCCTCAGGGTGCTAATTACAGTGTAGAAAATTATATTAAATATTTAGACAGCGGAAAAGCCGCTTACGAACAAAATAATGGCCGAGATTAA
- the pfkA gene encoding 6-phosphofructokinase — protein sequence MAEIKNIGVYTSGGDSPGMNAAIRAVVRTALYYNLEVTGIRRGYEGMITGDLFPMDRKSVANIVQRGGTILKTARSEQFRTPEGRQIAYRQLKRYGVDALVGVGGDGTFTGAKIFSNEFGIPIVGLPGTIDNDLQGTDFTIGYDTAINTVVEAVDKIRDTAESHDRLFIVEVMGRDSGLIALRTGIASGAEAILIPETKNNLDALYHRLEQGRRDKSSKILIVAEGDEAGGAFEIGRLVKEKYPNYDTRVSVLGHMQRGGHPTCMDRVLASRVGVAAVEALLHGHSHEMIGIVNNEISYTPFENAIKHTTEVDSNLLRIVDILSL from the coding sequence ATGGCCGAGATTAAAAATATAGGAGTTTATACTTCGGGCGGCGATTCGCCCGGCATGAATGCAGCTATACGTGCAGTGGTACGTACAGCATTATATTATAATTTAGAAGTAACTGGTATACGCCGGGGGTACGAAGGTATGATTACCGGCGACCTGTTTCCGATGGATCGTAAATCAGTAGCCAATATTGTACAACGTGGTGGTACTATCCTGAAAACAGCCCGTAGCGAGCAGTTCCGTACGCCGGAAGGTCGCCAGATTGCTTACCGCCAACTGAAACGTTATGGCGTAGATGCCCTGGTTGGTGTTGGCGGCGATGGTACTTTTACTGGTGCCAAAATATTCAGTAATGAATTCGGTATTCCTATTGTTGGCCTGCCTGGTACTATTGATAATGATTTGCAGGGTACTGACTTTACTATTGGTTATGATACCGCAATTAACACGGTTGTAGAAGCTGTAGATAAAATCAGAGATACTGCCGAATCACATGACCGTTTGTTTATTGTTGAGGTGATGGGGCGTGATTCAGGTTTGATTGCTTTACGTACCGGTATTGCTTCCGGTGCTGAAGCGATATTAATTCCAGAAACCAAAAATAATTTGGATGCTTTGTATCACCGTTTAGAGCAGGGCCGTCGTGATAAATCATCAAAAATTTTAATTGTGGCCGAAGGTGATGAAGCCGGAGGTGCATTTGAAATTGGCCGTTTGGTAAAAGAAAAATATCCGAACTACGATACTCGTGTATCTGTATTGGGCCACATGCAACGTGGTGGTCATCCTACTTGTATGGACCGCGTTTTAGCCAGCCGTGTAGGTGTAGCTGCTGTTGAAGCTTTGCTGCACGGCCACAGCCATGAAATGATCGGCATTGTTAACAATGAAATATCTTATACACCTTTTGAAAACGCTATCAAACACACTACTGAGGTAGATAGCAATTTATTAAGAATTGTAGATATTTTGTCGTTATAG
- a CDS encoding 30S ribosomal protein S16 — protein MATKIRLQRHGKKGKPFYYIVVADARAPRDGRFIERLGSYNPNTNPATIDINFDKTFEWVNNGAQPTDTCRAILSYKGVLYKKHLQGGVKKGALTQEQADEKFTAWIDQKEGKITGKKTSLTNAKDEVRKAALAAEAKKKEDRAAAIAAKNTPPAEEAPATEAETESAE, from the coding sequence ATGGCAACTAAAATCAGATTGCAAAGACACGGTAAAAAAGGTAAACCTTTTTACTACATCGTAGTAGCAGATGCTCGTGCACCACGTGATGGTCGTTTTATTGAGCGTTTAGGTTCATACAACCCTAATACTAACCCAGCTACTATCGACATCAACTTCGATAAAACTTTCGAATGGGTAAACAATGGCGCACAGCCAACTGATACCTGCCGTGCTATCCTGTCATACAAAGGCGTTTTATACAAAAAACACCTGCAAGGTGGTGTTAAAAAAGGCGCTTTAACTCAAGAGCAAGCTGATGAGAAATTTACTGCTTGGATTGATCAGAAAGAAGGCAAAATTACTGGCAAGAAAACCAGCTTAACTAACGCTAAAGATGAAGTTCGCAAAGCTGCTTTAGCTGCTGAAGCCAAGAAAAAAGAAGATCGTGCTGCGGCTATTGCTGCCAAAAACACGCCACCAGCTGAAGAAGCTCCAGCTACTGAAGCTGAAACTGAATCAGCTGAATAA
- the rimM gene encoding ribosome maturation factor RimM (Essential for efficient processing of 16S rRNA) — MNREDYFRVGTILKTRGLKGELQVYTDFDGLEDIQFNALFLEIAGKLVPYFVSSIKYPQANTAYLYLEDVDHIDKAAKLVKKEVYLPNKLKPAKSEDDFTLADLEGFIAIDETHGELGEIIDVVEYPQQTIASVRFQNREVLFPLNAAFIKGIDMEGGELYLDLPEGLLDVYLE; from the coding sequence ATGAATAGAGAAGACTATTTCAGAGTAGGTACTATTTTAAAAACCCGCGGACTGAAAGGTGAGTTACAGGTTTATACTGACTTTGATGGGTTAGAGGACATTCAGTTTAACGCCTTGTTTTTGGAAATAGCTGGCAAATTGGTACCTTATTTTGTAAGTTCTATCAAATATCCGCAGGCTAACACGGCTTATTTATATTTGGAAGATGTAGATCATATAGATAAAGCTGCCAAGCTGGTTAAAAAAGAGGTGTATTTACCTAACAAATTAAAACCTGCTAAAAGCGAAGATGATTTTACCTTGGCAGACTTGGAAGGTTTTATTGCCATTGACGAAACGCATGGTGAGCTAGGCGAGATCATCGATGTGGTAGAATACCCGCAGCAAACCATTGCCAGCGTGCGTTTCCAGAATCGTGAAGTTCTTTTTCCTCTCAATGCAGCTTTCATTAAAGGTATTGATATGGAAGGAGGTGAGTTGTACCTGGATTTACCTGAAGGTTTGCTGGACGTATACCTGGAGTAA
- the trmD gene encoding tRNA (guanosine(37)-N1)-methyltransferase TrmD yields MRFDIISVLPGLLESPFTHSILQRAQKKGIAEIYVHNLRDYSSNKHKSIDDYPYGGGSGMVMMIEPFAACIEKLQSERTYDEIIFMSPDGETLNQAIANQLSTQQNIIILCGHYKGIDQRVRDLYVTREISIGDYVLSGGELPAAVLVDAIVRLIPGVLSDETSALSDSFQGELLDAPVYTRPADWKGHKVPDILLSGNTPEIEKWRFEQALQRTKTRRPDLLE; encoded by the coding sequence ATGCGCTTTGATATCATTTCTGTATTGCCTGGCCTGCTTGAAAGTCCCTTTACACATTCCATATTGCAACGGGCACAAAAAAAAGGTATAGCCGAAATATATGTGCATAACCTGCGCGATTACTCTTCCAACAAGCACAAGAGTATAGATGATTACCCCTATGGTGGTGGTAGTGGTATGGTGATGATGATTGAGCCTTTTGCTGCGTGTATTGAAAAGCTGCAAAGCGAGCGTACTTATGATGAGATCATCTTTATGTCGCCCGATGGGGAAACGCTGAACCAGGCTATCGCTAATCAGTTATCCACCCAGCAAAACATAATTATTCTATGTGGGCATTACAAAGGTATTGATCAGCGTGTACGTGATTTGTATGTAACCCGCGAAATTTCTATTGGAGATTATGTACTATCGGGCGGCGAATTGCCAGCTGCTGTATTGGTTGATGCCATAGTGCGACTAATACCCGGTGTACTATCTGACGAGACCTCAGCCTTATCCGATTCCTTTCAAGGTGAATTGTTGGATGCGCCTGTATATACCCGACCGGCCGATTGGAAAGGGCATAAAGTGCCTGATATTCTACTAAGCGGCAATACGCCTGAAATTGAAAAATGGCGTTTTGAACAAGCCCTGCAACGCACTAAAACCCGCCGGCCTGATTTGCTGGAATAG
- a CDS encoding ABC transporter permease, producing MFKSYLKTSLRFLLKNKTFSFINIIGLSVGTLCCLYILFYVHDQYSYDKHHQQAGSIYRVTTDLVITGDKHKSATSSPPIAPALKQDFPEVEQYTRVSPTLGIAKSELRYQDKSFYESNVFYVDSTFFNVFTYHFVNGNATKVLAEPYSVVLLKPVADKLFGSADPVGKVITINNADSKHDFKVAGVVDESLGKTHLKASLFVTMRSGSLGDYILQSNSWAGNNFLLSYIKLKPGTNVASFEKRLPAFLNRHGAQQIKELGMKKQLHLQPIANIHTTTGYSTEPSETVGASFLYTLTLIAILIQVIACINFMNLSTARASNRAREVGVRKVIGARKSDLIKQFLGESLLLSFIGVLIALPLLMLALPYLNQITHSTITLSLLHSYSLWLALIGLIAITGLVAGSYPAFYLAAFRAIKVMKGNFTNHVSAASLRRSLVIFQFVLSIVLITGIIVIYTQLNYIKSKDLGFDKAQKLVFNFYTQSAQSQMQIIANDLRQLTEVKAVAKADNYPSQPIMRDHQVFLSGGNMATAVDVQNMTTDENFLKAVGVKLLNGHNFRLSDSGKVLINETLLKRLRLKPETAIGTRLYTQYLPDPLTYVEIAGVIKDFNYNSLHTEVKPFMLIYNPKANYLLNLIVATQSNKYQALLEKIAALWHKDLPGVPFEYTFLNDEVQKQYETEVTLSRIINCFTIMAILISCLGLFGLAAFSAEQRNKEIGIRKVLGASIAGIVQLLSVDFLKLVLVALLIAIPVAWWCMSQWLQSFAYRTSISWWMFALSGLIAMVIALGTIGFQAVKAAVLNPVKSLRSE from the coding sequence ATGTTCAAAAGTTACCTGAAAACATCTTTGCGTTTTTTGTTGAAAAACAAAACGTTCAGCTTTATCAACATTATTGGTTTGTCGGTAGGCACCTTATGTTGCCTGTACATTCTGTTTTATGTACACGATCAGTATAGCTATGATAAACACCATCAGCAAGCAGGCAGTATTTACCGCGTTACTACCGATTTGGTCATTACCGGCGATAAGCATAAAAGCGCCACCTCATCACCACCCATTGCACCAGCCCTTAAGCAAGATTTTCCGGAGGTAGAACAGTACACACGTGTGTCGCCCACGTTAGGCATCGCCAAAAGCGAGCTTCGTTATCAAGATAAGTCATTCTACGAAAGCAACGTATTTTATGTAGATTCTACTTTCTTTAATGTGTTTACCTACCATTTTGTAAACGGTAATGCCACTAAGGTACTTGCCGAGCCTTACTCGGTAGTATTATTAAAACCGGTAGCCGATAAACTCTTTGGTAGCGCAGACCCGGTTGGTAAAGTAATTACCATCAACAATGCTGATAGTAAACATGATTTTAAAGTAGCCGGAGTGGTAGATGAAAGCTTGGGTAAAACTCACCTTAAAGCCAGCCTATTTGTAACCATGCGCAGTGGCAGCCTTGGCGATTATATCCTACAAAGCAACTCTTGGGCAGGTAATAATTTTTTGCTGAGCTATATCAAACTAAAGCCAGGTACTAACGTAGCTTCATTTGAAAAAAGGTTACCCGCCTTTTTAAACCGACATGGTGCCCAGCAAATTAAAGAATTAGGTATGAAAAAGCAATTGCATTTGCAGCCTATTGCGAATATTCATACCACAACTGGCTACAGTACTGAACCGAGTGAGACAGTAGGTGCCTCATTTTTGTACACCCTTACGCTAATTGCCATACTCATACAGGTAATTGCCTGCATCAATTTCATGAACCTATCAACCGCACGTGCTTCTAACCGGGCCAGAGAGGTTGGGGTGCGGAAAGTTATTGGTGCACGCAAATCAGACTTGATTAAACAGTTTTTAGGCGAATCATTATTGCTGTCATTTATCGGAGTGTTGATTGCTTTGCCTTTGCTGATGCTGGCTTTGCCTTACCTGAACCAGATTACACATTCCACTATCACTTTATCTTTGCTACACAGTTATAGCTTATGGTTGGCACTGATTGGCCTTATTGCAATTACCGGATTAGTAGCGGGCAGTTATCCGGCTTTCTATTTGGCAGCTTTTCGGGCTATTAAGGTAATGAAAGGGAATTTCACCAATCATGTATCAGCTGCTAGTTTACGGCGCTCGTTAGTGATATTTCAGTTTGTGTTGTCTATTGTACTGATTACCGGTATTATCGTCATCTACACACAGCTGAATTATATAAAAAGTAAAGACTTAGGTTTTGATAAAGCCCAAAAACTGGTTTTTAACTTTTATACTCAAAGCGCACAAAGCCAAATGCAAATTATTGCGAATGATTTGCGGCAGCTTACCGAGGTGAAAGCCGTAGCAAAAGCAGATAATTATCCTAGCCAACCCATTATGCGCGATCATCAAGTTTTTCTATCCGGCGGTAATATGGCCACTGCTGTTGATGTACAAAACATGACTACGGATGAAAACTTCTTGAAAGCAGTAGGGGTAAAGCTACTCAATGGTCATAATTTCAGGCTAAGCGATTCCGGCAAGGTGTTAATTAATGAAACCCTACTTAAGCGATTAAGATTAAAGCCTGAAACCGCCATAGGTACCCGCTTGTATACACAATACCTGCCTGATCCGTTAACGTACGTGGAGATAGCTGGTGTAATTAAAGATTTTAATTACAATTCCCTTCATACCGAGGTAAAGCCATTTATGCTTATCTACAACCCCAAAGCTAACTATTTGCTAAATCTGATTGTGGCTACACAAAGTAACAAATATCAAGCCTTACTGGAAAAAATAGCTGCTTTGTGGCATAAGGATTTGCCTGGTGTACCTTTCGAGTATACGTTTTTGAATGATGAAGTGCAAAAGCAATACGAAACAGAAGTAACGTTATCGAGAATTATCAATTGTTTTACCATTATGGCTATCCTGATTTCCTGCTTAGGGCTGTTTGGACTGGCTGCTTTTAGTGCTGAGCAACGCAATAAAGAAATTGGCATCCGCAAGGTATTAGGTGCTAGCATAGCTGGTATAGTTCAACTTCTGTCGGTTGATTTTTTGAAACTGGTATTGGTAGCTTTGCTGATTGCCATACCAGTAGCCTGGTGGTGCATGAGCCAGTGGCTGCAATCATTTGCCTACCGTACTTCTATAAGTTGGTGGATGTTTGCTTTATCGGGCTTAATAGCTATGGTAATTGCTTTAGGCACCATTGGTTTCCAAGCGGTGAAAGCGGCTGTGCTGAATCCGGTAAAAAGTTTACGGTCGGAATAA